Proteins from one Dysgonomonas sp. HDW5A genomic window:
- a CDS encoding nodulation protein NfeD: protein MKKALIFLLLTFVGYIQLMANTDTPLIYRINIKQEIGPVTWQYLQNGLHLAEKEKADYILIDMNTYGGTVVEADSMRTAILNSKIPVYVFINNNAASAGALIAIACDKIFMRNSANIGAATVVDALGEKAPDKYQSYMRSLIRSTAESHGKDTLISQTNDTTFTWKRDPRIAEAMVDERVVIPILTDTTKVLTLTANEAVSVGYCDGIAENITEVIVKHMNIENYDIQTYNPTIFDYIKNFLTNGIVQSILIMVIIGGIYIELKTPGVGLPVAMAITAALLYFTPLYMDGYAQNWEIIIFVIGLILIAFEIFVIPGFGVAGISGIALTVLGLFLSLVGNVDFDFTGVSADQTLKSFITVIVGILMSFVLIITLISRIGKKGSMFRNIALTSDQEGFISVPEEQKLMIGKIGHAATVLRPSGKVIIDGQYYDAVANQGFIERGKNIKVIKYESSQLYVVEIKE from the coding sequence ATGAAAAAAGCACTTATATTTCTTCTTTTAACTTTTGTCGGGTATATTCAACTTATGGCGAATACCGATACTCCTCTTATATATAGAATCAATATCAAGCAAGAAATAGGTCCCGTAACATGGCAGTATTTACAAAACGGATTGCACCTTGCTGAAAAAGAAAAAGCCGATTACATACTTATCGATATGAATACCTATGGGGGAACTGTTGTTGAAGCCGATTCGATGCGAACAGCTATCTTAAACAGTAAAATACCTGTATACGTATTCATTAATAATAATGCAGCATCGGCAGGAGCTTTGATAGCTATTGCCTGTGACAAAATATTTATGCGGAACAGTGCCAATATAGGAGCAGCAACGGTTGTTGATGCCTTGGGTGAAAAAGCTCCTGACAAATATCAATCTTATATGCGGTCGTTAATCAGATCTACCGCCGAAAGTCACGGTAAAGACACGCTTATATCGCAAACCAATGATACTACATTTACATGGAAACGAGATCCTCGCATTGCAGAAGCAATGGTAGACGAGCGTGTAGTTATTCCCATATTGACCGATACCACCAAAGTATTGACATTAACAGCAAATGAAGCGGTTAGTGTCGGATATTGTGACGGTATTGCCGAAAACATCACTGAAGTAATAGTGAAACACATGAATATCGAAAACTATGATATTCAAACATATAACCCTACAATATTTGATTATATAAAAAACTTTCTCACCAATGGAATAGTACAAAGTATTCTCATTATGGTTATCATAGGCGGTATATATATAGAACTTAAGACTCCCGGAGTAGGTTTACCCGTTGCTATGGCTATTACGGCAGCCTTATTATACTTTACCCCTCTATATATGGATGGCTATGCTCAGAATTGGGAAATTATCATATTCGTCATAGGACTTATTCTCATAGCATTCGAAATATTTGTCATACCCGGATTTGGCGTGGCGGGCATCAGTGGAATTGCACTTACTGTTCTGGGGTTATTCCTTAGTTTGGTGGGGAATGTTGATTTTGACTTTACAGGAGTATCAGCTGACCAAACTCTCAAATCATTTATTACGGTCATTGTAGGAATACTGATGTCGTTTGTCCTTATCATCACCTTGATAAGCAGAATAGGAAAAAAAGGAAGCATGTTCAGAAATATTGCTTTGACAAGCGATCAAGAAGGGTTTATTTCCGTACCCGAAGAGCAAAAACTTATGATTGGAAAAATCGGACACGCTGCCACCGTTTTAAGACCATCGGGTAAAGTGATTATAGACGGTCAATACTATGATGCTGTTGCCAATCAAGGATTTATAGAAAGAGGAAAGAATATCAAAGTCATTAAATACGAAAGCTCTCAACTATATGTTGTTGAAATAAAAGAGTAA
- the kdsB gene encoding 3-deoxy-manno-octulosonate cytidylyltransferase — MKFIGIIPARYGSSRFPGKPLADMAGKPMIQRVYEQVKKAIDEVWVATDDERILKIVEDFGGKAVLTSPDHKSGTDRCNEAFSKIGNGFDVVINIQGDEPFIQPQQIETLKSCFDSKETELATLVKPFKKEDGFEVLFNPNSPKVVLNKNSEAIYFSRSIIPYIRDAHHTEWLDKHIFYKHIGMYAYRANVLKKITLLPQSNLELAESLEQLRWIENGYKIKVGLTDIETIGIDTPEDMEKAIKLLNLNN, encoded by the coding sequence ATGAAATTTATAGGAATCATACCTGCCAGATACGGATCATCACGCTTTCCCGGAAAACCCCTAGCTGATATGGCAGGAAAACCGATGATACAAAGGGTATACGAACAAGTTAAAAAAGCGATTGACGAAGTTTGGGTAGCAACCGACGATGAACGTATTCTAAAAATTGTAGAGGATTTTGGAGGAAAAGCCGTCCTCACATCTCCCGACCATAAAAGTGGAACAGACAGATGCAATGAAGCTTTTTCGAAAATTGGAAACGGCTTTGATGTCGTAATCAATATACAGGGAGATGAACCTTTTATTCAACCTCAACAAATCGAAACACTTAAATCTTGTTTCGATTCTAAAGAAACCGAATTGGCTACTTTAGTAAAACCATTCAAAAAAGAAGATGGCTTTGAGGTACTTTTCAATCCAAATTCGCCTAAAGTAGTTTTGAATAAAAATAGCGAAGCTATTTATTTCAGCCGTTCTATTATCCCCTATATAAGAGATGCTCATCATACAGAATGGCTTGACAAACATATATTTTACAAGCACATAGGTATGTATGCATACAGAGCTAATGTCTTGAAAAAAATTACCTTGCTACCTCAATCGAATCTTGAATTGGCTGAATCTTTAGAACAGCTTCGATGGATTGAAAACGGTTATAAGATAAAAGTCGGACTTACTGATATAGAAACTATTGGTATTGATACTCCCGAAGATATGGAAAAAGCAATTAAGCTACTAAATCTAAATAACTGA
- a CDS encoding transposase, translating to MENFERNIFGKLYVDRGYISQRLVDVLFVEGIQLVYKQRNNMKGGIPLKDPERELLLNLLTMNSKIFVR from the coding sequence ATGGAAAATTTCGAAAGAAACATTTTTGGGAAACTATATGTAGACAGGGGCTATATATCTCAAAGGCTAGTAGATGTTCTTTTTGTGGAGGGGATACAGTTAGTTTACAAACAAAGAAACAACATGAAAGGAGGAATACCTCTAAAAGACCCTGAAAGAGAGCTATTGTTGAATCTGTTAACGATGAACTCAAAAATATTTGTCAGATAG
- a CDS encoding glycosyltransferase produces the protein MPQTNNQNCNRLTIIIPFLNEGIEVHNTVKSIRETANTDLPIILINDASNDNYDYKSIAKEFNTQYISHAVRKGVAASRDEGINLSETEYFLLLDAHMRFYQNNWVDLLLSELDKDERVLLCCQTKVLYKENNIIIEAKDDLRYGARTVINDNRKVIVTEWIRQERHPNLLIEDTPCVLGAAYSTSKKYWNHLKGLSGLISYGNDEDYISMKVWLEGGKCKLLKEVVVGHIYRKEFPYEFTSSELIYNKMLIIETLFPSLENRLAFKTLRSQLPIDIYKEAYLLFLKNRNQIKELKDLYSSILTDNFDLIKRINSLNSEVTLNNGQIIETVIREVLLQTDLLKFNGLFYGKMGSIILLYHYGVYSNNDIYSNIAGELLEGLICNLELGMSINLANGLCGIAWGIHYLIENDFVSGNIPEILENIDRKIMEWDPSRINDYSLDTGLGGVLFYLLGRLKYEDKNNIVFDDIYLKNLYKGANRILKGELNDSYSIEVALKYITFYTERDNAILGLQSIHDILNEINLGENDIVNLPMTLKNGMIGVGLNLILK, from the coding sequence ATGCCCCAAACTAATAATCAAAATTGTAATAGATTAACAATTATAATACCTTTTTTAAATGAAGGTATTGAGGTTCATAATACTGTTAAAAGTATTAGAGAAACAGCTAATACCGATCTGCCTATTATTTTAATAAACGATGCTTCAAATGATAATTACGACTATAAATCAATAGCTAAAGAGTTTAACACTCAATATATATCACATGCTGTAAGAAAGGGTGTTGCCGCATCACGTGATGAGGGTATCAATTTATCTGAAACGGAATATTTTTTATTATTAGATGCCCATATGCGATTTTATCAAAATAACTGGGTCGATTTGTTATTATCAGAACTTGATAAAGATGAACGCGTATTACTTTGTTGTCAAACAAAAGTCTTATATAAAGAAAATAATATTATTATTGAGGCAAAAGATGATTTAAGATATGGTGCAAGAACAGTTATCAATGATAATAGAAAGGTAATTGTTACCGAATGGATTAGACAAGAAAGACATCCTAACCTTTTAATTGAAGACACTCCTTGTGTTTTAGGAGCAGCTTATTCTACTAGTAAAAAATATTGGAACCATCTTAAAGGTTTATCTGGTTTAATATCCTATGGAAATGATGAGGACTATATAAGCATGAAAGTCTGGTTAGAAGGAGGAAAATGTAAGTTGTTGAAAGAAGTTGTTGTAGGACACATATATAGAAAGGAATTTCCATATGAGTTCACCTCTAGTGAATTAATATATAACAAAATGTTAATTATTGAGACCCTATTTCCCTCTTTAGAAAATAGATTAGCATTTAAAACATTAAGATCTCAATTACCTATTGATATATATAAAGAAGCTTATCTCTTGTTTTTAAAAAATAGGAATCAGATAAAAGAGTTAAAGGATTTATATTCTAGTATTTTAACAGATAATTTTGATTTAATTAAAAGAATAAATTCTCTAAATTCAGAAGTTACATTAAATAATGGACAAATAATTGAGACCGTAATTAGAGAAGTATTATTACAAACCGATTTATTAAAATTTAATGGTTTGTTCTATGGAAAGATGGGCTCTATCATATTGCTCTATCATTATGGAGTATATTCGAATAACGATATATACAGCAACATCGCTGGAGAACTTTTGGAAGGTCTAATTTGTAATCTTGAATTAGGAATGTCTATTAACCTTGCTAATGGTCTTTGCGGTATTGCTTGGGGAATTCATTATCTAATCGAAAATGATTTTGTTAGTGGTAATATTCCTGAGATTTTGGAAAATATTGATAGGAAGATAATGGAATGGGATCCATCTAGAATAAATGATTATAGTTTAGATACCGGATTAGGTGGAGTATTATTTTACCTTCTTGGAAGACTTAAGTATGAAGATAAAAATAATATAGTATTTGATGATATATATCTTAAAAATCTATATAAAGGAGCAAACAGGATATTGAAGGGTGAACTCAATGACTCGTATTCAATTGAAGTCGCTTTAAAATATATTACATTTTACACTGAGCGAGATAATGCAATATTAGGTCTTCAAAGCATACATGATATTTTGAATGAAATTAATCTTGGCGAAAATGATATTGTTAATTTACCTATGACATTAAAAAACGGAATGATTGGTGTCGGTTTAAATTTGATTCTAAAATGA
- a CDS encoding glycosyltransferase: MKHLYIFNEDSVAAAYGIGTYVRELASCLKKRFAVSVVCLFSDRHDKFQTESVDEIEYIYIPAYDTYKMNNSNYTEYNNKYYAGVAKFMRTYIDLKEEIIFQFNYNKQGVLVNQLKMHFTQATILFTIHSMTWTFAMNGDPNAFKKSVKSGNEDKIMINDLKTRSVYEAFLKEQELFRSAQHIISLSSATYKLLKNIYKIDKNKISTIPNGLNDIFQKISAKERTKLRDYYNIKEDEKIFLYVGRFEKTKGFLHLIKAFKDIVKSHSKCKLYLVGSGEVYYQEGLKEINPFFDKIILTGRLSQKEVYKFYQIADVGIIPSFHEQSSYTAIEMMMFGLYIISSNSYGLNEMFKDGINSQVVHTSYKKNEYEKKLFNAINKYLNSPQTEILQLQEKARETYEKNYSLQIMYAKTLEAIAKLKPQTRKV, encoded by the coding sequence ATGAAACATTTATATATTTTTAATGAAGATTCGGTTGCCGCAGCCTATGGTATTGGTACATATGTCCGGGAATTGGCTAGTTGCCTTAAAAAAAGATTTGCAGTGTCAGTTGTTTGCCTTTTTTCCGATCGGCATGATAAATTTCAGACTGAATCAGTTGATGAAATTGAATATATATACATTCCGGCCTATGATACTTATAAAATGAACAATTCAAATTATACTGAATACAATAATAAGTATTACGCAGGGGTTGCAAAATTTATGAGAACATATATTGATTTAAAAGAGGAAATAATATTCCAGTTTAACTATAATAAACAGGGTGTACTGGTAAATCAACTTAAAATGCATTTTACTCAAGCTACAATCCTCTTCACGATCCATTCTATGACATGGACATTTGCCATGAACGGAGATCCTAATGCTTTTAAGAAAAGTGTAAAGAGTGGTAATGAAGATAAGATTATGATTAATGATCTAAAAACAAGGAGTGTATATGAAGCTTTTCTGAAAGAGCAAGAGCTTTTTAGAAGTGCTCAACATATAATTAGTTTATCAAGTGCGACTTATAAATTACTTAAAAATATTTATAAAATTGACAAGAATAAAATATCAACTATTCCTAATGGTCTTAATGATATCTTTCAAAAAATTAGTGCTAAAGAAAGGACTAAGCTCCGAGACTACTATAATATAAAAGAAGACGAAAAAATATTTCTATATGTTGGAAGATTCGAAAAAACAAAAGGATTTCTACATCTAATAAAGGCTTTTAAAGATATTGTTAAATCTCATTCTAAATGTAAACTTTACTTAGTGGGTAGTGGAGAGGTATATTATCAAGAAGGCCTGAAAGAAATTAATCCGTTTTTTGATAAAATAATACTTACCGGACGACTGAGCCAAAAAGAAGTTTACAAATTCTACCAAATAGCAGATGTCGGTATTATTCCTTCTTTTCACGAGCAATCCAGTTATACAGCTATTGAAATGATGATGTTTGGCTTATATATAATATCCAGTAATAGCTACGGTTTGAATGAGATGTTCAAAGATGGAATAAATTCTCAGGTTGTTCATACTTCATATAAAAAAAATGAATATGAAAAAAAACTATTTAATGCAATTAATAAATACTTAAATTCTCCTCAAACTGAAATATTACAATTACAGGAAAAGGCTAGAGAAACCTACGAAAAAAATTATTCATTGCAAATAATGTACGCTAAGACCTTAGAAGCAATTGCTAAGTTAAAGCCACAAACTAGGAAAGTTTAA
- a CDS encoding TIGR04149 family rSAM-modified RiPP, with protein sequence MEKKELKKIELKKDEVINLNNEEMGDLKGGSTWACATVTLVTYITYDNTKERSWWSCPTT encoded by the coding sequence ATGGAAAAGAAAGAATTGAAAAAGATCGAACTTAAAAAAGATGAAGTTATCAATTTGAATAACGAGGAAATGGGTGATCTTAAAGGTGGTTCTACATGGGCTTGTGCAACTGTGACACTTGTTACATATATTACTTATGATAACACCAAAGAAAGAAGTTGGTGGAGTTGTCCAACAACATAA
- a CDS encoding zinc-binding alcohol dehydrogenase family protein, producing the protein MQTLAICSSKFKEKYKLETLELLGEKIYFSLIDYPDINDYKDLDENQVLIEIIAFSCNYRDKSLIIRMNEACEEKSESYIYSPFGSEFVGRVIDVGHSVSSLKKGDRVITDATYPIRDNKYVRPGIATNHASQRYHVFHEGHLIKIPDSLSDEKAASFTIAAQTVYSMLRRLSLNKGDRILITSATSNTSLAAISALKNKGYRLFALTTSLDYETQLLELGVEKVLPFDALKLERLEDYINFEKFEAVIDPFFDLHFCDVVSYMRHNSKYISCGLFNQHPLFKDTLNQNSESSYANALSTCIGRNISFIGNCLGNRDDLITALQDFDTGKFDIIIDSVFTGENYIPFLEKTFHKQKRFGKIIYKYI; encoded by the coding sequence ATGCAAACTTTGGCTATTTGTTCATCAAAATTTAAAGAAAAATATAAACTTGAGACTCTCGAATTATTAGGTGAAAAAATTTACTTTTCACTTATCGATTACCCAGATATAAATGATTATAAAGATTTAGACGAGAATCAAGTGTTGATAGAGATTATAGCATTCAGTTGCAACTATAGAGATAAATCGCTAATAATCAGAATGAATGAGGCCTGCGAAGAAAAAAGTGAGTCATATATATATTCTCCTTTTGGTTCTGAATTTGTCGGAAGAGTTATTGATGTCGGACACTCTGTATCATCATTAAAAAAAGGAGATCGAGTTATTACAGATGCAACTTATCCTATCCGGGATAATAAGTATGTTCGTCCGGGTATAGCTACGAATCATGCATCACAACGTTATCATGTATTTCATGAAGGTCATTTGATTAAAATACCAGATTCTTTATCGGATGAGAAAGCCGCATCTTTCACTATCGCTGCACAAACAGTATATAGTATGCTCCGCAGACTATCCTTAAATAAAGGAGACCGTATATTGATAACATCAGCTACCTCCAATACTTCTTTAGCAGCTATATCGGCTCTGAAAAACAAAGGATATAGATTATTTGCTTTAACTACTAGTTTAGATTATGAAACCCAACTATTAGAATTAGGTGTTGAAAAAGTTCTTCCTTTTGATGCTTTGAAACTTGAAAGACTCGAAGATTATATAAATTTTGAAAAATTTGAGGCAGTTATAGATCCCTTTTTTGACCTTCACTTTTGTGATGTTGTTAGTTATATGCGACATAATAGTAAGTACATTAGCTGCGGATTATTTAATCAACATCCACTATTCAAAGATACCTTAAATCAAAATAGTGAAAGTTCTTATGCAAATGCGCTTTCGACGTGTATAGGAAGGAATATAAGTTTTATAGGAAATTGTTTAGGAAACAGAGATGACCTAATTACAGCATTACAGGATTTTGATACTGGCAAATTTGATATTATAATAGATTCTGTATTTACTGGTGAGAATTATATTCCATTTTTAGAAAAAACTTTTCATAAACAAAAGCGTTTTGGAAAAATTATTTACAAATACATATAG
- a CDS encoding TraB/GumN family protein produces the protein MAYFSTSYADNSKGNGLLWKITGLGIEKPSYLLGTSHSVCSTFLDSINGFHAAFESTEQLLIESVNEEYAKYVKQSSYMPRDSTYESLLSKEDLLLLNEKMELFFGENGANELKNVKPSVLIFLIQGQVINKLYIEAGITPSNPLCDSSIDKYIESTAKREKYNIMGLDEEGDAFFNRMPISTDLKKLMELLKDEDFFNNETQKKETLERIISYKDSMDKYYKLQSLKKIEELIESQKQYISTDLYMEQEFTMMGNNRNNRWMKKIPFLIKNKPSFIAVGVAHLIGKTGLINQLRNLGYNVEPIREL, from the coding sequence ATGGCATATTTTTCGACTTCATATGCAGACAATTCTAAAGGAAATGGTTTACTTTGGAAAATAACAGGCTTAGGCATTGAAAAACCTTCTTATTTATTAGGAACGTCTCATAGTGTATGCAGTACTTTCTTAGATAGTATTAATGGATTTCATGCTGCATTTGAGTCTACCGAACAGTTATTAATCGAATCTGTTAATGAAGAATATGCCAAATATGTCAAACAATCCTCCTATATGCCTAGAGATAGCACTTATGAAAGTTTACTTTCAAAAGAGGATTTGTTACTATTAAATGAAAAAATGGAGCTCTTTTTTGGAGAGAATGGAGCAAATGAGCTTAAAAATGTAAAGCCCTCAGTTCTGATATTTTTAATTCAAGGTCAAGTAATAAATAAACTTTATATAGAAGCAGGAATCACTCCTAGTAATCCATTATGTGATAGTTCTATTGATAAGTATATAGAATCTACAGCTAAACGAGAAAAATATAATATTATGGGACTAGATGAAGAAGGTGATGCGTTTTTTAACCGTATGCCTATATCGACAGATCTCAAGAAGCTTATGGAACTATTAAAAGATGAAGATTTTTTCAATAATGAAACTCAAAAAAAAGAAACTCTAGAAAGAATAATAAGCTATAAAGATAGCATGGATAAATACTATAAACTACAAAGCCTAAAAAAAATAGAAGAACTTATTGAAAGTCAGAAACAATATATTTCAACAGATCTATATATGGAACAAGAATTTACCATGATGGGTAATAATAGAAATAATAGATGGATGAAAAAAATACCCTTTTTGATTAAAAATAAGCCTTCCTTTATCGCAGTAGGTGTTGCACATTTGATAGGAAAAACGGGCTTGATAAACCAATTAAGGAATTTAGGATATAATGTTGAACCAATAAGAGAGTTATGA
- a CDS encoding lantibiotic dehydratase family protein: protein MIYENFNKLIIRAPSLSFNILDNISCVDDLMAFLENKLIKEAIYLASPELYQEVIKYLKHGIHQEKDKQRILNTIYKYISRMATRCTPFGLFSGCFIGYLSEKTNLIKDINITRRTRLDMFFLCELHQKLSKLTEIRSSVKYYLNSTLYSKGQQYRYIEYKYHEGQRKHIISTVEHNEYIEYILKLSTNGIYFHELLNYLTNECIEEESAITFINEMIDCQIIIDELSPIVTGGDYFQKLIELLIQANVNDAILSLLISIQSLLDKLDETFSEQIYENIIHQIEKLEIPFNKKYLFQVDFLHNMKKSDVSQSIITELKSTIRFLSNINGVIHNNNIKNFKEEFYRRYEDRMIPLLEVLDPDLGISYPVNNKKWESSPLIDDILFPAKSEKKKNTFSSPSYQDILLEKFIHCMSNDESEIILIDNDFNNKEIDNSDELPLTTAALFEVVRDDARGVLVRLKSCGGFSGASLFTRFAYLDPEIEELVINIANKEQELYNDKIIAEIVHLPDSRTGNILSRPHLRNYELIYMANSDLGNERLIPASDLMLCCRGDELVLFSNRLNKEIIPRLTNAHNYNNLHCTPVYRFLCDMQMHLIKDLSFNWGILESQLFLPRVRYKNTILYPMTWNIPQKNIHFLLDIKDDYMLVNETNCWRKKYKIPQYVLMPIGDNSLFIDFKNVLSIHSLLSEIKNKEIITFTEFIFDTKDAIIRDNNGIYTNECIATFYKKE from the coding sequence ATGATATACGAAAATTTCAATAAACTCATAATAAGAGCTCCTTCTTTATCATTCAATATATTGGATAATATTTCATGTGTTGATGATTTAATGGCTTTTTTAGAGAATAAATTAATCAAAGAGGCTATATATCTCGCATCCCCAGAATTGTATCAAGAAGTTATAAAATATTTAAAACATGGAATTCATCAAGAAAAAGACAAACAGCGTATTCTAAATACAATTTATAAATATATAAGCAGAATGGCTACACGATGTACGCCATTTGGGCTTTTTTCAGGATGTTTTATTGGATATTTGTCTGAGAAAACTAATTTAATAAAAGATATAAATATCACAAGAAGGACTCGTCTAGATATGTTTTTTTTGTGCGAACTGCATCAAAAACTATCTAAACTTACCGAAATAAGAAGTTCAGTCAAATACTATTTGAATTCAACATTATATAGTAAAGGGCAACAATATAGATATATAGAATATAAGTATCATGAAGGTCAACGCAAGCATATTATATCTACAGTTGAGCATAATGAATATATTGAATATATATTAAAATTATCCACTAATGGTATATATTTCCATGAATTATTAAATTATCTAACAAATGAATGTATTGAAGAAGAAAGTGCAATAACGTTCATTAATGAAATGATTGATTGTCAGATAATAATAGATGAATTATCTCCAATAGTTACGGGAGGAGATTATTTTCAAAAATTGATTGAGTTATTAATCCAAGCAAATGTTAATGATGCGATATTATCTCTTTTAATTAGTATTCAGAGTTTATTAGATAAATTGGATGAAACTTTCAGCGAGCAAATATATGAAAATATTATTCACCAGATTGAGAAATTGGAAATACCCTTTAATAAGAAATATCTTTTTCAAGTCGATTTTTTACATAATATGAAAAAATCAGATGTTAGCCAATCTATTATTACAGAGCTCAAATCAACTATCCGGTTTTTATCTAATATAAATGGTGTCATTCATAATAATAATATAAAGAATTTTAAAGAAGAATTTTATCGTAGATATGAAGACCGAATGATACCACTTTTAGAAGTATTAGACCCTGACTTAGGTATAAGTTATCCTGTAAACAATAAAAAATGGGAATCGTCGCCTCTAATTGATGACATACTTTTCCCCGCAAAATCAGAGAAGAAAAAAAATACTTTTTCATCTCCCTCTTATCAGGATATTCTACTTGAAAAATTTATTCATTGTATGTCTAATGATGAATCTGAAATTATTCTTATAGATAATGACTTTAATAATAAAGAAATAGATAATTCCGATGAATTGCCCTTAACAACAGCGGCTTTATTTGAGGTAGTTAGAGACGATGCAAGAGGTGTTTTAGTTAGATTAAAATCTTGTGGTGGTTTTAGTGGAGCTAGTTTATTTACCAGATTCGCTTATTTAGATCCTGAAATAGAAGAATTAGTAATAAATATTGCCAATAAAGAACAAGAGCTATATAATGACAAAATTATAGCAGAAATAGTCCATTTACCTGATTCTAGGACTGGAAATATACTATCTCGCCCACATTTAAGAAATTATGAATTGATTTATATGGCAAACTCAGACTTAGGAAATGAAAGACTTATTCCAGCTTCTGATCTTATGCTCTGTTGTCGCGGAGATGAATTAGTCCTTTTTTCAAATAGATTGAATAAGGAAATTATTCCCAGACTAACAAATGCACATAATTATAATAATTTGCATTGTACACCCGTATATCGATTTCTTTGTGATATGCAGATGCATTTAATCAAAGATTTATCATTTAATTGGGGAATATTAGAAAGTCAACTCTTTTTACCAAGAGTAAGATATAAGAATACTATCCTGTACCCAATGACATGGAATATTCCTCAAAAAAACATTCATTTTTTATTAGATATAAAAGATGATTATATGCTTGTTAATGAGACTAATTGTTGGAGAAAAAAATATAAAATTCCTCAATATGTTCTTATGCCAATAGGAGATAATAGCCTGTTCATTGATTTCAAAAACGTTTTAAGTATACATTCATTATTATCCGAAATAAAGAATAAAGAAATAATTACTTTTACAGAATTTATTTTTGATACAAAAGACGCAATAATACGTGATAATAACGGAATATATACCAATGAATGTATAGCAACTTTTTATAAAAAAGAATGA
- a CDS encoding thiopeptide-type bacteriocin biosynthesis protein yields MKRIFVPGSDWFYIKLYLGSNYADRILIKYIKPLINSCFEKNLIEKWFFIRYNDPDSHLRIRLLLKDKKFTGQIISLFYNQIYPLITDEIIWKVQIETYNRELERYGNFLIEEAESIFFLDSECILAILEYLTRISNKDYRWVISLKMIDSFLNNFHLDLLKKQELIKNIGNSFKTEFGFNKYNSKQFNIKYRTNKSKIHLCFENSMSDPVLSDLNVFIEDKSHKLNDIVQKIYTKSKEKLTIDEIITNIIPSYLHMMLNRLFISRNRIFELVLYDFMYRYYTSEIARNKNITV; encoded by the coding sequence ATGAAAAGAATTTTTGTTCCTGGTAGTGACTGGTTTTATATAAAATTATATTTGGGTAGTAACTATGCTGATCGGATATTGATAAAATATATAAAACCTTTAATTAACTCTTGTTTCGAAAAAAATCTGATTGAAAAATGGTTTTTTATACGTTATAATGATCCTGATTCCCATTTAAGAATTCGGTTATTATTAAAAGATAAAAAATTTACAGGACAAATTATTTCTTTATTTTATAATCAAATATATCCTCTAATTACTGACGAAATTATATGGAAGGTTCAAATTGAGACTTACAATAGGGAATTAGAAAGGTATGGTAATTTTTTAATTGAAGAAGCTGAGTCAATATTTTTTTTAGATAGCGAATGTATCTTAGCGATATTAGAATATTTAACAAGAATTTCAAATAAAGATTACCGATGGGTAATATCGCTTAAAATGATTGATTCATTTTTAAATAATTTTCATCTTGATTTATTGAAAAAACAAGAATTAATCAAAAATATAGGTAATTCTTTTAAGACTGAATTTGGATTTAATAAATACAATTCAAAGCAATTTAATATTAAATATAGAACTAATAAGTCAAAAATACATTTATGTTTTGAAAATAGTATGTCAGATCCTGTTTTATCCGATCTTAATGTTTTCATAGAGGATAAATCACATAAATTAAACGATATTGTACAAAAAATATATACTAAATCAAAAGAAAAACTCACTATTGATGAAATTATTACTAATATAATTCCAAGTTATTTACATATGATGCTAAATCGATTATTTATATCAAGAAACAGAATATTTGAATTAGTTCTTTATGACTTTATGTATAGATATTATACAAGTGAGATAGCTCGAAATAAAAATATAACAGTTTAA